One region of Primulina tabacum isolate GXHZ01 chromosome 17, ASM2559414v2, whole genome shotgun sequence genomic DNA includes:
- the LOC142530549 gene encoding uncharacterized protein LOC142530549 codes for MPPRRAIDRPRGAESEADETQNRYEDRGSPPPPPPPDMHTQMMAGLTQFFAQFAGNNAAAVARPPRPEAICELFMRMNPKDFTGTSDPMVAEGWIKSLEVTFRFMELEDVDRVRCATYLFGRDARLWWEGASVALDLATLSWTHFREVFFSKYFTDDVRSRLTREFMTMRQGDMTVAEFIHSCSNLSRRIFIGGASTNALIDSGATHSFISETFANSIEVKTIGLDVAYSVVIPSGEEMAETSIVRDIDIELHGNLVYADLIVLPMPEFDIILGMDWLHKNRVLIDFQRRSVLVRSLGRELFLFEPDRYFNLPIMISCIQARKLIHRGCRAFIATIISVPEVLSQLVADVTVVRDFSNVFPDDVSGRPPVREFEFSIDLMPGTAPISKASYILAPSEMVELKKQIQELLDKEFIRPSFSPWDAPVLFGWLNFQGFKAAYRHDIGCARKLLKQQGVFLLSEAL; via the exons atgcctcctagacgagcTATTGACCGTCCGAGGGGTGCTGAAAGCGAGGCTGATGAGACTCAAAACCGTTATGAGGATAGAGGTTCAccgccacctcctccaccacctgaTATGCATACCCAGATGATGGCGGGtttgactcagttcttcgcacagttcgcggggaacaatgctgcagcGGTAGCTAGGCCGCCTAGACCCGAGGCTATATGTGAGCTGTTCATGAGGATGAACCCGAAGGATTTCACTGGGACGTCTGATCCTATGGttgctgaaggatggattaagtccctagAGGTTACTTTCAGATTTATGGAGCTGGAGGATGTTGATAGGGTCCGCTGTGCGACCTATCTTTTTGGAAGAGACGCCCGTCTGTGGTGGGAGGGCGCATCTGTAGCTCTGGATCTAGCTACTCTCAGTTGGACGCACTTTAGAGAGGTATTCTTCTCTAAGTATTTTACTGATGACGTGCGTTCGagattgaccagggagtttatgaccaTGAGACAGGGTGACATGACTGTtgcggagtttatcc ATAGTTGTTCCAACCTTTCAAGAAGAATATTTATAGGCGGAGCTTCTACGAACGCCTTGAttgattcaggggccactcattcattcatatctgagaCCTTTGCGAATTCCATCGAGGTCAAGACGATTGGATTGGATGTGGCGTATTCTGTGGTTATTCCatctggtgaggagatggcagagACTAGCATAGTACGAGACATAGATATCGAGCTTCATGGAAATCTTGTCTATGCGGATTTGATCGTgctgccaatgccagagttcGATATTatccttgggatggattggctgcACAAGAACAGAGTACTTATTGAttttcagcggagatctgttctagtccgatcGCTTGGAAGGGAGCTGTTCCTATTTGAGCCTGACAGGTACTTTAATTTGCCTATCATGATATCTTgtattcaggctaggaagctcatacATAGGGGTTGCCGGGCATTCATTGCAACCATTATATCTGTTCCCGAGGTCCTCAGCCAGTTAGTTGCAGATGTCACAGTTGTCAGGGACTTTTCAAACGTTTTTCccgatgacgtctctggtagaCCACCGGTACGAGAGTTTGAGTTTTCgatcgatcttatgccaggtaccgcgCCTATCTCTAAGGCGTCATACATATTAGCACCGTCAGAGATGGTTGagctcaagaaacagattcaggagcttcttgacaaggagtttatTCGCCCGAGTTTCTCTCCATGGGACGCGCCtgtcttattc ggttGGCTCAATTTCCAGGGGTTCAAGGCTGCTTATAGACATGATATAGGGTGTGCTAGGAAG TTATTGAAGCAACAAGGGGTGTTTCTTCTGTCGGAGGCTCtttga